The Phalacrocorax carbo chromosome 23, bPhaCar2.1, whole genome shotgun sequence genome includes a window with the following:
- the SLC26A9 gene encoding solute carrier family 26 member 9, with protein MNHARPRYVIERPAYSVSLFDEEFEKKSRSYPVGEKLKNLFRCSTSRVKLTLFSLFPILVWLPKYKIKDYILSDVLGGLSAGTIQVPQGMAFALLANLPPVNGLYSSFFPLVTYLFLGGIHQMVPGTFAVISIIVGNVCNELAPESDFLYFNQTTNTTSVNTTALEAARLEISATLACLTAIIQLCLGFVQFGFVAIYLSESFIRGFMTAAGLQILISVLKYVFGLTIPSYTGPLAIVYTFIDICKGLPQTNVASLVYALVSAVLLIIVKELNLKYMKKIRMPIPMEIIIVIVATAISGSFNMPEKYHMPIVGKISMGFPEPTLPLVNKWKDMIGTAFSLAIVSYVINLAMGRTLATKHGYDVDPNQEMLALGCSNFFGSFFKIHVICCALSVTLAVDGAGGKSQVASFFVALVVMVTMLALGIYLEPLPKSVLGALIAVNLKNSLKQLADPFYLWKKSKLDCLVWLVSFLSAFFLSLPYGVAVGVGFSVLVVVFHTQFRNGSALGQVTSTDIYKNPKAYNKVHELNGIKIVTYCSPLYFANSEIFREKIIAKTGVDPGKVYLARKKYVKRQEKGAAQPPTKLPKFLLRQNKTLSLQELQKDFESTSPTDTNNNQTTANGASISYVTFRPPANGAGQVHSSSELGSTTTLQGSTFSVMPTADVDPVMTAPPYISFHTIILDMSGVCFVDLMGTKALGKLCSSYQKIGIKVFLANVHAQVYNDISTGGVFEEGGLDRSHIFLTIHDAVLFALANIKEVVHPPILEEEPNQTELYIYDESVDESSAEFKNLEEEMFGSMFHSDTQTAL; from the exons ATGAACCACGCCAGGCCTCGCTATGTCATCGAACGTCCTGCATATTCGGTCAGCCTCTTCGACGAAGAgtttgagaagaaaagcagaagttacCCTGTTGGGGAAAAATTGAAAAACCTTTTCAG ATGTTCAACTTCCCGAGTCAAACTCACCCTCTTTAGCCTGTTCCCAATACTTGTGTGGCTTCCCAAGTATAAAATTAAGGACTACATTTTGTCCGATGTTCTCGGTGGGCTCAGTGCGGGGACGATTCAAGTGCCACAAG GGATGGCCTTTGCGCTGCTGGCCAACCTGCCTCCCGTCAACGGGCTCTactcctcctttttccccttggtAACATACCTTTTCCTCGGCGGTATCCATCAGATGGTCCCAG GCACTTTTGCAGTCATCAGCATTATTGTTGGGAATGTCTGCAATGAGCTGGCTCCAGAGTCAGACTTCCTATACTTCAACCAAACTACCAATACGACCAGTGTGAATACCACAGCCCTGGAAGCGGCCAGGCTGGAGATCTCTGCCACATTAGCCTGCCTGACAGCCATCATACAA CTGTGCCTGGGATTCGTGCAGTTTGGCTTTGTTGCTATCTACCTCTCAGAGTCCTTCATCAGGGGCTTCATGACAGCAGCAGGGTTGCAGATCCTCATCTCCGTGCTCAAGTACGTCTTCGGCTTGACAATCCCATCCTACACCGGGCCCTTAGCTATCGTCTAT ACATTCATTGATATTTGTAAAGGTCTGCCCCAAACCAACGTGGCCTCCCTCGTCTATGCCTTGGTCAGTGCTGTGCTCCTGATCATTGTCAAGGAGCTCAACCTAAAGTACATGAAAAAGATCCGGATGCCCATCCCCATGGAGATCATCATT GTAATAGTTGCAACAGCCATCTCTGGCAGCTTTAACATGCCCGAGAAGTACCACATGCCAATAGTTGGGAAGATCAGCATGGG GTTCCCAGAGCCAACCCTGCCCCTGGTGAACAAGTGGAAAGACATGATCGGGACAGCTTTCTCGCTCGCCATCGTGAGCTACGTGATCAACTTAGCCATGGGGAGAACGCTGGCAACCAAGCATGGCTACGACGTGGATCCCAACCAG GAAATGCTggccctgggctgcagcaaCTTCTTTGGATCCTTCTTCAAAATCCACGTGATCTGCTGTGCTCTCTCCGTCACTCTCGCTGTcgatggggcaggagggaaatCACAA gTGGCAAGTTTCTTTGTGGCCTTGGTGGTTATGGTGACCATGCTGGCTCTGGGGATCTACCTTGAACCTCTTCCAAAG TCTGTCCTGGGAGCCCTCATCGCAGTGAACCTGAAAAACTCCCTCAAGCAGCTGGCCGATCCCTTCTACCTGTGGAAGAAGAGCAAGCTGGACTGC TTGGTCTGGCTGGTGAGCTTCCTGTCCGCTTTCTTCCTGAGCCTTCCCTACGGAGTCGCTGTGGGTGTGGGATTTTCCGTGCTGGTCGTGGTTTTCCATACCCAGTT CCGTAACGGCTCTGCCCTGGGCCAAGTAACTTCCACTGACATCTACAAGAACCCTAAAGCCTACAACAAG GTACATGAACTTAATGGGATTAAAATTGTGACCTACTGCTCACCACTATATTTTGCCAACTCAGAGATATTCCGCGAGAAGATTATAGCCAAG ACTGGGGTGGATCCTGGTAAAGTGTACTTAGCCAGGAAGAAATATGTGAAGCGGCAGGAGAAGGGGGCAGCACAACCACCAACAAAGCTACCGAAATTCTTACTGAGGCAGAACAAG ACCTTGTCTTTGCAAGAGCTCCAGAAAGACTTTGAAAGCACCTCTCCAACAGATACCAATAACAACCAGACGACTGCTAATGGTGCCAGCATCTCCTACGTCACGTTCCGTCCACCTGCCAACGGTGCTGGGCAAGTGCACAGCTCCAGTGAGCTGGGCAGCACCACCACTCTGCAAGGAAGCACATTCAGTGTCATGCCTACAGCAGATGTTGACCCTGTGATGACAGCACCGCCCTATATCAGCTTTCACACCATCATCCTGGACATGAGCGGAGTGTGTTTTGTTGACCTCATGGGCACAAAAGCACTGGGCAAG TTGTGTTCCAGTTATCAGAAGATTGGGATTAAAGTGTTCCTGGCAAACGTGCACG CCCAGGTGTACAATGACATTAGTACAGGTGGAGTCTTTGAGGAAGGAGGCCTGGACCGAAGTCACATCTTCTTGACGATCCATGACGCTGTTTTGTTTGCACTGGCAAATATCAAAGAAGTTGTCCACCCGCCCATCTTAGAAGAG GAGCCGAACCAGACAGAGCTCTACATCTATGACGAGTCTGTGGATGAAAGCAGTGCGGAGTTCAAGAATTTGGAGGAG GAGATGTTTGGAAGCATGTTCCACTCAGATACCCAGACAGCTCTGTGA